CAAGTGCCCGAATTCGGTTTCGGTTTCTGGGCCGGAATTCAAGAAGGGTGTGATGGTGTTGCCGTGCGGGATGACGCTTTGGTCGCACGTGACGGTGGTAGGGACGCCGAGGTGGGCACATGCGGAGAGGGACCCGAAGATAGCGGTGGTGAAGGAAGGGGATGAAGCGGTTATGGTTTCGCAGTTCATGATGGAGCTTCAGGGTTTGAAGGCCGTTGAGAACGAGGAACCGCCGAGGATCTTGCATTTCAATCCGAGGGTCAAGGGGGACTGGAGCGGCAAGCCTGTGATCGAGATGAACACGTGCTATAGAATGCAATGGGGGAATGCTCAGAGGTGCGAGGGATGGAAGTCACGTGCCGATGAGGAAACTGGTGAGTGcgtgtttttgtttgttttgttcttGTTGGCGGTTTGGTTTTCATGTGGTTTTTGAGAATGGCTGGTAGTTGGGgtgttttttatttcttttttggaTCGAATGTTTGCCAAAATGGTAAATTTGTGTTTCGTTTGGTTTAGTTTGATTGGGGTGGGCAGTgagtccctttttttttttgggttgtttGAAATGTGACTGAATTTTTGTGGACTAAATTTGAAGATATGTGATGAATCTAGTAGTTTTGGTAAATGGAGATTGGAGATGGTTTGTATATTTCCAAATTCACTTTATTTATGGTCTGTGGTGTGAGTTAGAAGTTTAGaacaaagaaggaaaaaaaaagaatctaCTCAATCATGACTCGTGATGTGCTGAATCATTtgagtattttttattgtcCTAGATCCTGACTAGAAAGTCTAAGTTAATTCAAACcttcaaattttttgttttgttttttttttttttgggggtgGGGgtgtcattttcatttttttcttttttttaactgATTTTTCTGGATTATGTGAAGTTGATGGACAGGTGAAGTGTGAAAAGTGGATTCGGGATGATGACAGCCACTCGGAAGAGTGGAAGGCAACATGGTGGTTGAACAGACTCATAGGGCGAAAGAAGGAGGTGACTGTAGACTGGCCATATCCTTTTGCAGAGGGGAAACTGTTTGTTCTTACCGTAAGTGCCGGCTTGGAAGGTTATCATATTAGTGTCGATGGGAGGCATGTGACGTCCTTTCCCTATCGCACAGTAAGTACATTAATCTTATATCTTTCTACTGTGTTTTTGGTGTTGTCTTAAGTTGTATAATGTGATATTCACCTTTTGCAGGGCTTTGCTCTAGAGGATGCTACTGGACTATCCATAAATGGGGACATTGATGTGCACTCCATATTTGCCGCTTCTTTGCCTACGTCGCATCCTAGCTTTGCTCCACAGATGCATCTTGAAGTTATTCCTCAGTGGAAAGCTCCTCCTCTTCTCAATACAAATGTGGAGCTCTTCATTGGCATCCTTTCTGCCGGCAACCATTTTGCCGAACGAATGGCCGTGAGGAAGTCCTGGATGCAACATAAACTAATCAAATCTTCGCATGTTGTGGCTCGGTTTTTTGTCGCATTGGTAAGAGTAAATGGAACCCTCTGCGCCCAAATAATGATAAAATGTCAGTGCGTGTGTAAATTTTTGATGTTACAAATTTTCCATTTCTCGTATGATAGCACGGAAGGAAGGATACAAATCTGGATATAAAGAAAGAAGCAGAGTATTTTGGCGATATTATTATAGTTCCCTACATGGATCATTATGACCTTGTTGTGTTGAAGACTATAGCTATCTGTGAATATGGGGTGAGTGATGAGAGCAGAACAAAGTGTTGCtgtatatatacatttttttcccCATTATTTGTACCCAGTCATTTTGCTTGCTACATTGTTGGTCGTTATTGAACATACTTCTTTGCAGATACGTACAGTGGCTGCTAAGTATATCATGAAGTGTGATGATGACACATTTGTTAGAGTAGATTCTGTTATAAGCGAAGCAAGAAAAGTTCAAAGTGATAGAAGTCTCTACATGGGAAATATGAATTACCACCACAGGCCTCTTCGCCATGGCAAATGGGCTGTAACGTATGAGGTATAACTTTCCTATTTTTGCAAAACTATGGCatttaacttttctttttatttctctgATTTTTAGTTTTTGCTTATTATATAGTAGTGTACGGTTATGAATCATAATTTGATTCTGTATTGGTGGTTGTTAAATCCCTATGACTGCGCTGTTTCCATTATCTTTGCTTTACTGTCGCAGTTTTTACTATTTAGGTTTTATTATCTCCGTTTGAGAATTTGGAGAAATGAAATAGATACCACCTTTATTATGGACCTGCTGAATAATGCTTGTGCGACAATTTTTCATACAATTGAAAACATTTGGGTTTATAGTTCATAAGCTGTTCCTGAATTTGATTTGTCTGAATATGAATAAGCTGAAGTTCCCTGTTTTGGAGATCTTATGCAATggcattataaaattttatactcttgATTTCTTGTGTTTCTGGCTCTGCATTCTTATCTTCTCTATATAGAAGCATTACTAactcttattttgttatttttatatatcttgCAGGAATGGCTAGAGGAAGAGTATCCTACGTATGCTAATGGACCCGGTTACATAGTCTCATCTGACATTGCCCACTTCATTGTTTCCGACTTCGAGAAGCGTAGGCTAAAAGTATGTTCCCACCTTTATCCCGGAGAGATAAGTTATTTGTTTTTACTCTAGCTGGGTATACTAAGTCGACATAACGTACATTCTTGTACCATTAGATAGGATGTATAGGTTTGTCGGCTTAGTATATGGGATAAAATGTATTATgtataaaaacatttttctttattcCCCCCATCCTAATCAACAAATAATCTTTTGTGCATGTTAGTATTACTGTGCCCTAGTTTACACACATATTCATGTTCATCGATACGTTACAGTTATTTAAAATGGAGGACGTGAGCATGGGAACGTGGGTAGAGCAATTCAACAGCACAAGGCCGGTAGAGTACATACACAGCTTGAAGTTCTGCCAGTTCGGCTGCATCGACGACTACTACACGGCACACTACCAATCGCCGCGGCAAATGACTTGTATGTGGGATAAGTTGCAACAGCAAGGAAAACCACTCTGCTGCAACATGAGATGACAAAGGTAATGGAGAAGAAAATACAAAGGGAGGCAAGTACCTGTGATGTAAATATGCACTTTTTGGGGATTCTTTGATGTTATTATCCCCTTTTTGATGCACCCTCCAAAACCTAAAAAGAATAGATGAGTTACGTACATAATACTATAAAGTTGGATCTCACAATAGTAGTTGGCTTGTAAATTTGGGATGTAGAGAAAAAAAAGGTacggaagaaaaataaaattaattttctattacTAAACTACATTTTAGGATAATTTCTTGCTTCTTTCTATGGTGGAAATCATGTTAGTTCCATTATTTGTTTCATCAACCGAAAGCATTCAAATCACAAGATTTATATCGAGGATCTAGGAATTTTTCTCCTTCATGGATGGTCTAAGAATTTtgtctattatttatttatttattttttaaatttattctgtTGTTTTCATGTATTTAAGTTGGTGGTTGTGACAACTGTCTTGGTAATTGTTACTAGCCTCTATTTGAGTACAAAATTTAAGATTCTTAGTTGCAATTCTAATAATGtactattaatttattatagatCACAATTCCAATTTCGATGTTTAAGTGGACcactaaaattaatataaaaattatttgatacaTTATGGGTTCAAAATGAGTGAACCCTAAATCAGAAAATGAGgtcaaattatt
The Arachis duranensis cultivar V14167 chromosome 5, aradu.V14167.gnm2.J7QH, whole genome shotgun sequence genome window above contains:
- the LOC107489084 gene encoding hydroxyproline O-galactosyltransferase GALT6; this translates as MNRGKLLDPLPPLLLPNRLTLLQVFMAVMLIYLLFMTFEIPLAFRAATVSSTERATTFVFLSDAFPVPLAEPEYQPTRPEFQPKNRTFFPSPKVSTLSFNDSFNGEFSELHKVAKQAWVAGRRLWEDLESGKVESAARRFRVENGSDKCPNSVSVSGPEFKKGVMVLPCGMTLWSHVTVVGTPRWAHAERDPKIAVVKEGDEAVMVSQFMMELQGLKAVENEEPPRILHFNPRVKGDWSGKPVIEMNTCYRMQWGNAQRCEGWKSRADEETVDGQVKCEKWIRDDDSHSEEWKATWWLNRLIGRKKEVTVDWPYPFAEGKLFVLTVSAGLEGYHISVDGRHVTSFPYRTGFALEDATGLSINGDIDVHSIFAASLPTSHPSFAPQMHLEVIPQWKAPPLLNTNVELFIGILSAGNHFAERMAVRKSWMQHKLIKSSHVVARFFVALHGRKDTNLDIKKEAEYFGDIIIVPYMDHYDLVVLKTIAICEYGIRTVAAKYIMKCDDDTFVRVDSVISEARKVQSDRSLYMGNMNYHHRPLRHGKWAVTYEEWLEEEYPTYANGPGYIVSSDIAHFIVSDFEKRRLKLFKMEDVSMGTWVEQFNSTRPVEYIHSLKFCQFGCIDDYYTAHYQSPRQMTCMWDKLQQQGKPLCCNMR